One Pseudomonas entomophila genomic window carries:
- a CDS encoding pantothenate kinase — translation MILELDCGNSFIKWRVIHAADAAIAGGGVVDSDQALLAAVAALPALRLAGCRMVSVRSEEETSSLRGLLQGAFAVEVCVAQPAKEMAGVRNGYEDYQRLGMDRWLGALGAYHLAKGACLVIDFGTAAKADFVAADGEHLGGYICPGMPLMRSQLRTHTRRIRYDDASAERALNSLEPGRSTVEAVERGCVLMLQGFARTQMEQAGALLGEGFTVFLTGGDAPLVREAVPEARIVPDLVFVGLAIACPLS, via the coding sequence TGCTGCGGATGCCGCTATTGCCGGAGGCGGCGTCGTCGACTCCGATCAGGCGCTACTGGCAGCTGTTGCTGCGTTGCCGGCGTTGCGTCTTGCCGGTTGCCGAATGGTCAGTGTCCGCAGTGAGGAGGAGACATCTTCCTTGCGCGGATTGCTCCAGGGGGCTTTCGCAGTAGAGGTGTGCGTGGCGCAGCCGGCAAAGGAAATGGCCGGCGTCCGTAACGGCTATGAGGATTACCAGCGTCTGGGGATGGACCGTTGGCTTGGTGCTTTGGGGGCCTATCATCTGGCGAAAGGTGCTTGCCTGGTCATCGACTTCGGAACTGCGGCCAAGGCCGACTTCGTTGCTGCTGATGGTGAGCACTTGGGAGGATACATCTGCCCTGGCATGCCATTGATGCGCAGCCAGTTGCGTACTCACACCCGCCGTATTCGCTATGACGATGCTTCCGCCGAGCGCGCGCTGAACAGCCTTGAGCCAGGCCGCTCGACGGTCGAGGCGGTAGAGCGTGGTTGTGTGTTGATGCTCCAGGGCTTTGCCCGTACACAGATGGAGCAAGCAGGTGCGCTTCTGGGGGAGGGCTTCACTGTCTTCCTGACGGGAGGTGATGCGCCTTTGGTGCGCGAGGCTGTGCCCGAGGCGCGAATTGTCCCGGACCTGGTATTTGTCGGCTTGGCCATCGCCTGCCCGTTGAGTTGA
- the tuf gene encoding elongation factor Tu has translation MAKEKFDRSLPHVNVGTIGHVDHGKTTLTAALTRVCSEVFGSAVVEFDKIDSAPEEKARGITINTAHVEYNSNIRHYAHVDCPGHADYVKNMITGAAQMDGAILVCSAADGPMPQTREHILLSRQVGVPYIVVFLNKADLVDDAELLELVEMEVRDLLSTYDFPGDDTPIIIGSARMALEGKDDNEMGTTAVKKLVETLDAYIPEPVRAIDQPFLMPIEDVFSISGRGTVVTGRIERGIVRVQDPLEIVGLRDTTTTTCTGVEMFRKLLDEGRAGENCGVLLRGTKRDDVERGQVLVKPGSVKPHTKFTAEVYVLSKEEGGRHTPFFKGYRPQFYFRTTDVTGNCELPEGVEMVMPGDNIQMTVTLIKTIAMEDGLRFAIREGGRTVGAGVVAKIIE, from the coding sequence ATGGCTAAGGAAAAGTTTGATCGTTCCCTACCACACGTCAACGTCGGCACCATCGGCCACGTCGACCACGGTAAGACCACTCTGACTGCAGCGCTGACTCGCGTCTGCTCCGAAGTTTTCGGTTCGGCCGTCGTTGAGTTCGACAAGATCGACTCGGCTCCAGAAGAAAAAGCGCGCGGTATCACCATCAACACCGCTCACGTCGAGTACAACTCGAATATTCGTCACTACGCTCACGTTGACTGCCCAGGTCACGCTGACTACGTGAAGAACATGATCACCGGTGCTGCCCAGATGGACGGCGCGATCCTGGTTTGCTCGGCCGCCGATGGTCCGATGCCACAAACCCGTGAGCACATCCTGCTGTCCCGTCAGGTTGGTGTTCCGTACATCGTGGTCTTCCTGAACAAGGCTGACCTGGTAGACGACGCTGAGCTGCTGGAACTGGTCGAGATGGAAGTTCGCGACCTGCTGTCCACCTACGACTTCCCAGGCGACGACACTCCGATCATCATCGGTTCGGCTCGTATGGCCCTGGAAGGCAAAGACGACAACGAAATGGGCACTACCGCTGTCAAGAAGCTGGTAGAAACTCTGGATGCCTACATTCCTGAGCCAGTTCGTGCCATCGACCAGCCGTTCCTGATGCCGATCGAAGACGTATTCTCGATCTCGGGTCGTGGTACCGTTGTTACCGGCCGTATCGAGCGTGGTATCGTCCGCGTTCAAGATCCGCTGGAAATCGTTGGTCTGCGTGACACCACCACCACCACCTGCACCGGCGTTGAGATGTTCCGCAAGCTGCTGGACGAAGGTCGTGCTGGCGAGAACTGCGGCGTCCTGCTGCGTGGTACCAAGCGTGACGACGTTGAGCGTGGCCAGGTTCTGGTCAAGCCAGGTTCGGTCAAGCCGCACACCAAGTTCACCGCAGAAGTCTACGTCCTGTCGAAGGAAGAAGGCGGCCGTCACACTCCGTTCTTCAAAGGCTACCGTCCTCAGTTCTACTTCCGTACCACTGACGTGACCGGTAACTGCGAACTGCCGGAAGGCGTTGAGATGGTAATGCCAGGTGACAACATTCAGATGACTGTCACCCTGATCAAGACCATCGCAATGGAAGACGGTCTGCGCTTCGCCATCCGTGAAGGCGGTCGTACCGTCGGCGCCGGCGTCGTAGCAAAAATTATTGAATAA
- the secE gene encoding preprotein translocase subunit SecE — protein MTPKTEAQESRFDLFKWLAVVALVVVGVVGNQYYSASPILYRVLVLLALAAVAGFVALQTAKGKSFFALAKEARTEIRKVVWPTRQETTQTTLIVVAVVLVMALLLWGLDSLLGWLVSLIVG, from the coding sequence ATGACTCCCAAAACTGAAGCCCAAGAATCGCGTTTTGATCTGTTCAAGTGGCTCGCTGTTGTTGCATTGGTAGTCGTAGGCGTTGTGGGTAATCAGTATTACTCCGCCTCTCCGATCCTGTATCGCGTACTCGTCCTGCTCGCCCTGGCTGCAGTCGCTGGCTTCGTTGCCTTGCAGACCGCCAAAGGCAAGTCGTTCTTTGCGCTGGCGAAGGAAGCTCGTACCGAGATCCGTAAAGTCGTGTGGCCAACTCGCCAAGAAACCACTCAGACCACGCTGATTGTCGTGGCTGTAGTCCTGGTTATGGCGCTGCTGCTGTGGGGGCTCGATTCCCTGCTCGGCTGGTTGGTCTCCTTGATCGTTGGCTAA
- the nusG gene encoding transcription termination/antitermination protein NusG has protein sequence MAKRWYVVHAYSGYEKHVMRSLIERVKLAGMEDEFGEILVPTEEVVEMRNGQKRKSERKFFPGYVLVQMEMNEGTWHLVKDTPRVMGFIGGTADKPAPITDKEAEAILRRVADGSDKPKPKTLFEPGEVVRVIDGPFADFNGSVEEVNYEKSRLQVAVLIFGRSTPVELEFSQVEKV, from the coding sequence GTGGCTAAGCGTTGGTATGTTGTTCATGCTTACTCGGGTTACGAGAAGCATGTCATGCGCTCCCTGATCGAGCGTGTCAAGCTGGCTGGCATGGAAGACGAGTTCGGCGAGATCCTGGTCCCGACCGAAGAAGTCGTCGAAATGCGCAATGGCCAGAAGCGCAAGAGCGAGCGTAAATTCTTCCCTGGCTATGTATTGGTCCAGATGGAAATGAACGAAGGGACTTGGCACCTTGTCAAGGATACCCCTCGGGTCATGGGTTTCATTGGTGGTACCGCAGACAAGCCTGCGCCTATCACCGATAAAGAAGCTGAGGCCATCCTGCGTCGCGTAGCCGACGGCAGTGACAAGCCGAAGCCGAAGACGCTGTTCGAGCCGGGTGAAGTGGTTCGCGTCATTGACGGTCCCTTCGCTGACTTCAACGGTAGCGTCGAAGAAGTTAACTACGAAAAGAGCCGCCTGCAGGTCGCAGTGCTCATTTTCGGTCGCTCTACTCCGGTGGAGCTCGAGTTCAGCCAGGTCGAGAAGGTCTAG
- the rplK gene encoding 50S ribosomal protein L11, with protein sequence MAKKIQAYIKLQVKAGQANPSPPVGPALGQHGVNIMEFCKAFNARTQGQEPGLPTPVIITVYSDRSFTFETKSTPASVLLKKAAGLTSGSARPNTVKVGTVTRAQLEDIAKAKQADLTAADLDAAVRTIAGSARSMGLNVEGV encoded by the coding sequence ATGGCTAAGAAGATTCAGGCTTACATCAAGCTGCAAGTAAAGGCCGGCCAGGCCAACCCAAGCCCACCCGTTGGTCCAGCACTGGGTCAACACGGTGTGAACATCATGGAATTCTGCAAGGCCTTCAACGCCCGTACTCAGGGTCAAGAGCCAGGTCTGCCGACTCCAGTGATCATCACTGTCTACAGTGACCGTAGCTTCACCTTCGAAACCAAGAGCACCCCTGCCTCGGTTCTGCTGAAGAAAGCTGCTGGTCTGACCAGCGGTTCGGCTCGCCCGAACACCGTCAAGGTCGGTACCGTTACCCGTGCTCAGCTGGAAGATATCGCCAAGGCTAAGCAGGCTGACCTGACCGCCGCTGACCTGGACGCAGCTGTACGCACCATCGCTGGCTCTGCCCGCAGCATGGGCCTGAACGTGGAGGGTGTGTAA
- the rplA gene encoding 50S ribosomal protein L1, whose translation MAKLTKRQKAIAEKIEAGKAYNFEEAATLLASLPTAKFVESYDIAVNLGVDPRKSDQVVRSATVLPHGTGKTVRVAVFTQGPAAEAALAAGADRVGMDDLAAEMKGGDLNYDVVIASPDAMRVVGQLGQVLGPRGLMPNPKVGTVTPDVATAVKNAKAGQVRYRTDKNGIIHTSVGKVGFEAGKLKENVEALIADLKRIKPASSKGIYVKRVTLSTTMGPGLIIDQSSLNV comes from the coding sequence ATGGCTAAGCTGACCAAGCGTCAAAAGGCAATCGCCGAGAAAATCGAAGCAGGCAAGGCCTACAACTTCGAAGAAGCTGCAACCCTGCTGGCTTCGCTGCCGACTGCCAAGTTCGTAGAATCCTACGACATCGCCGTTAACCTCGGTGTTGACCCGCGTAAATCCGACCAGGTCGTTCGTAGCGCTACCGTGCTGCCACACGGCACTGGCAAGACCGTACGTGTTGCCGTCTTCACCCAGGGTCCAGCTGCTGAGGCCGCTCTGGCTGCCGGCGCTGACCGTGTAGGTATGGACGATCTGGCTGCCGAAATGAAAGGCGGCGACCTGAACTATGACGTCGTCATCGCATCGCCTGATGCCATGCGCGTTGTAGGTCAGCTGGGTCAGGTTCTGGGTCCTCGCGGCCTGATGCCTAACCCGAAAGTCGGTACCGTTACTCCAGACGTAGCCACTGCCGTGAAGAACGCCAAGGCTGGTCAGGTTCGCTACCGTACCGACAAGAACGGTATCATCCACACCTCCGTTGGCAAGGTTGGCTTCGAAGCCGGCAAGCTGAAGGAAAACGTTGAAGCCCTGATCGCTGATCTGAAGCGTATCAAGCCAGCTTCCTCGAAAGGTATCTACGTCAAGCGCGTTACCCTGAGCACCACCATGGGCCCAGGTCTGATCATCGATCAGAGCTCGCTGAACGTGTAA
- the rplJ gene encoding 50S ribosomal protein L10 yields MAIKLEDKKAIVAEVNEAAKVALSAVVADARGVTVGAMTGLRKEAREAGVYVRVVRNTLLKRAVEGTEFSILNDAFKGPTLIAFSNEHPGAAARLFKEFAKGQDKFEIKAAAFDGKFLAANQIDVLATLPTRDEAIAQLMSVIQGATSKLARTLAALRDQKEAAAA; encoded by the coding sequence GTGGCAATTAAACTCGAAGACAAGAAGGCCATCGTCGCTGAAGTCAACGAGGCTGCCAAAGTCGCTCTGTCCGCTGTCGTGGCCGATGCCCGTGGTGTGACTGTAGGCGCAATGACCGGACTCCGTAAAGAGGCCCGCGAAGCTGGCGTTTACGTACGTGTCGTACGTAACACCCTGCTCAAGCGCGCTGTTGAAGGCACCGAATTCTCGATCCTCAACGACGCGTTCAAAGGCCCGACCCTGATTGCTTTCTCCAACGAACACCCGGGCGCTGCTGCTCGTCTGTTCAAAGAGTTCGCCAAGGGTCAGGACAAGTTCGAGATCAAGGCAGCTGCGTTTGACGGCAAGTTCCTTGCCGCTAACCAGATCGACGTGCTGGCAACCCTGCCAACTCGCGACGAGGCTATCGCACAGCTGATGAGCGTAATCCAAGGTGCAACCAGCAAGCTGGCTCGCACTCTGGCAGCTCTGCGCGACCAGAAAGAAGCTGCTGCTGCCTAA
- the rplL gene encoding 50S ribosomal protein L7/L12 → MSLTNEQIIEAIGQKTVLEIVELIKAMEETFGVTAAAAVAAGPAVAAAAAEEQTEFNVVLTEAGDKKVNVIKAVRELTGLGLKEAKEKVDGAPQVIAEGVSKEAAEDAKKKLEEAGAKVELK, encoded by the coding sequence ATGTCTCTGACTAACGAGCAAATCATCGAAGCAATCGGCCAGAAAACCGTTCTGGAAATTGTTGAGCTGATCAAAGCGATGGAAGAAACCTTCGGCGTTACCGCTGCTGCCGCTGTTGCCGCTGGCCCAGCTGTTGCCGCTGCTGCTGCTGAAGAGCAAACCGAGTTCAACGTCGTTCTGACCGAAGCTGGCGACAAGAAGGTCAACGTGATCAAGGCAGTTCGTGAACTGACCGGTCTGGGCCTGAAAGAAGCCAAAGAGAAAGTCGACGGCGCTCCTCAGGTTATCGCTGAAGGCGTTTCGAAAGAAGCCGCTGAAGACGCGAAGAAGAAGCTGGAAGAAGCAGGCGCTAAAGTCGAGCTGAAGTAA
- the rpoB gene encoding DNA-directed RNA polymerase subunit beta gives MAYSYTEKKRIRKDFSKLPDVMDVPYLLAIQLDSYREFLQAGASKDQFRDVGLHAAFKSVFPIISYSGNAALEYVGYRLGEPAFDVKECVLRGVTFAVPLRVKVRLIIFDKESSNKAIKDIKEQEVYMGEIPLMTENGTFVINGTERVIVSQLHRSPGVFFDHDRGKTHSSGKLLYSARIIPYRGSWLDFEFDPKDCVFVRIDRRRKLPASVLLRALGYSTEEVLNTFYTTNVFHLSGEKLSLELVPQRLRGEVAVMDIHDGSGKVIVEQGRRITARHINQLEKAGVKELDVPLEYVLGRTTAKAIVHPATGEILAECNTELTTDLLVKIAKAQVVRIETLYTNDIDCGPFISDTLKIDTTSNQLEALVEIYRMMRPGEPPTKDAAETLFNNLFFSAERYDLSAVGRMKFNRRIGRTEIEGSGVLSKEDIVEVLKTLVDIRNGKGIVDDIDHLGNRRVRCVGEMAENQFRVGLVRVERAVKERLSMAESEGLMPQDLINAKPVAAAVKEFFGSSQLSQFMDQNNPLSEITHKRRVSALGPGGLTRERAGFEVRDVHPTHYGRVCPIETPEGPNIGLINSLAAYARTNQYGFLESPYRVVKEGVVSDDIVFLSAIEEADHVIAQASAAMNEKKQLIDELVAVRHLNEFTVKAPEDVTLMDVSPKQVVSVAASLIPFLEHDDANRALMGSNMQRQAVPTLRADKPLVGTGMERNVARDSGVCVVARRGGVIDSVDASRIVVRVADDEVETGEAGVDIYNLTKYTRSNQNTCINQRPLVSKGDVVARGDIMADGPSTDMGELALGQNMRIAFMAWNGFNFEDSICLSERVVQEDRFTTIHIQELTCVARDTKLGPEEITADIPNVGEAALNKLDEAGIVYVGAEVGAGDILVGKVTPKGETQLTPEEKLLRAIFGEKASDVKDTSLRVPTGTKGTVIDVQVFTRDGVERDSRALAIEKMQLDEIRKDLNEEFRIVEGATFERLRSALNGQVVDGGAGLKKGTVITDDVLNGLEHGQWFKLRMAEDALNEQLEKAQQYIVDRRRLLDDKFEDKKRKLQQGDDLAPGVLKIVKVYLAIRRRIQPGDKMAGRHGNKGVVSVIMPVEDMPHDANGTPVDVVLNPLGVPSRMNVGQILETHLGLAAKGLGEKIDRMIEEQRKAAELRTFLTEIYNEIGGRQENLEEFTDEEIMALANNLKKGVPMATPVFDGAKEREIKAMLKLADLPESGQMQLFDGRTGNKFERSVTVGYMYMLKLNHLVDDKMHARSTGSYSLVTQQPLGGKAQFGGQRFGEMEVWALEAYGAAYTLQEMLTVKSDDVNGRTKMYKNIVDGDHRMEPGMPESFNVLIKEIRSLGIDIDLETE, from the coding sequence ATGGCTTACTCATACACTGAGAAAAAACGTATCCGCAAGGACTTTAGCAAGTTGCCGGACGTCATGGATGTGCCTTACCTCCTGGCCATCCAGCTGGATTCGTATCGCGAATTCCTGCAGGCGGGAGCATCCAAGGATCAGTTCCGCGACGTCGGTCTGCATGCGGCCTTCAAATCGGTATTCCCGATCATCAGCTACTCCGGCAATGCTGCCCTGGAGTACGTCGGCTATCGCCTGGGCGAGCCGGCCTTCGATGTGAAGGAATGTGTCCTGCGCGGTGTGACCTTCGCGGTCCCGCTGCGGGTGAAGGTGCGCCTGATCATCTTCGACAAGGAATCGTCGAACAAAGCGATCAAGGACATCAAAGAGCAAGAAGTCTACATGGGTGAAATCCCCCTGATGACTGAAAACGGTACCTTCGTTATCAACGGTACCGAGCGTGTAATCGTATCTCAGCTGCACCGTTCGCCGGGTGTGTTCTTCGACCACGACCGTGGCAAGACCCACAGCTCCGGCAAGCTGCTGTACTCCGCGCGCATCATCCCTTACCGCGGTTCCTGGCTGGACTTCGAGTTCGACCCGAAGGACTGCGTGTTCGTGCGTATCGACCGTCGCCGCAAGCTGCCGGCCTCGGTACTGCTGCGTGCCCTGGGTTACAGCACCGAAGAAGTACTCAACACCTTCTACACCACCAACGTGTTCCACCTGTCCGGCGAGAAACTCAGCCTGGAACTGGTACCACAGCGCCTGCGTGGTGAAGTCGCGGTCATGGACATCCATGACGGCAGCGGCAAGGTCATCGTCGAGCAGGGCCGCCGTATCACCGCGCGCCACATCAACCAGCTGGAAAAGGCTGGCGTGAAAGAGCTGGACGTTCCGCTGGAGTACGTACTGGGCCGCACCACCGCCAAGGCGATCGTGCACCCGGCTACCGGCGAGATCCTGGCCGAATGCAACACTGAGCTGACCACCGATCTGCTGGTCAAGATCGCCAAGGCCCAGGTTGTTCGCATCGAGACGCTGTACACCAACGACATCGATTGCGGTCCGTTCATTTCGGACACCCTGAAGATCGACACCACCAGCAACCAACTGGAAGCGCTGGTCGAGATCTATCGCATGATGCGTCCTGGCGAGCCGCCAACCAAGGACGCCGCCGAAACCCTGTTCAACAACCTGTTCTTCAGTGCCGAACGTTACGACCTGTCTGCCGTCGGCCGCATGAAGTTCAACCGTCGTATCGGTCGTACCGAGATCGAAGGTTCGGGCGTGCTGAGCAAGGAAGACATCGTCGAGGTCCTCAAGACCCTGGTCGATATCCGTAACGGCAAAGGCATCGTCGACGACATCGACCACCTCGGTAACCGTCGCGTCCGTTGTGTCGGCGAGATGGCCGAGAACCAGTTCCGCGTTGGCCTGGTGCGTGTAGAGCGCGCGGTCAAAGAGCGCCTGTCGATGGCCGAAAGCGAAGGCCTGATGCCTCAGGACCTGATCAACGCCAAGCCGGTAGCGGCGGCGGTGAAAGAGTTCTTCGGCTCCAGCCAGCTCTCGCAGTTCATGGACCAGAACAACCCGCTCTCCGAGATCACCCACAAGCGCCGTGTCTCTGCACTCGGCCCTGGCGGTCTGACCCGTGAGCGCGCAGGCTTCGAAGTCCGTGACGTACACCCGACCCACTACGGCCGCGTGTGCCCGATCGAAACGCCGGAAGGTCCGAACATCGGTCTGATCAACTCCCTGGCTGCTTATGCCCGCACCAACCAGTACGGCTTCCTGGAAAGCCCGTACCGCGTGGTGAAAGAGGGTGTGGTCAGCGACGACATCGTGTTCCTGTCGGCGATCGAAGAAGCGGATCACGTCATTGCACAGGCTTCGGCCGCAATGAACGAGAAGAAGCAACTGATCGACGAGCTGGTAGCCGTTCGTCACCTGAACGAATTCACCGTCAAGGCGCCGGAAGACGTCACCCTGATGGACGTTTCGCCGAAGCAGGTAGTTTCGGTCGCAGCGTCGCTGATTCCGTTCCTCGAGCACGACGACGCCAACCGTGCGTTGATGGGTTCGAACATGCAGCGTCAGGCTGTACCAACCCTGCGCGCTGACAAGCCGCTGGTGGGTACCGGCATGGAGCGCAACGTTGCCCGTGACTCCGGTGTCTGCGTGGTTGCTCGCCGCGGTGGCGTGATCGACTCGGTCGACGCCAGCCGTATCGTCGTTCGCGTGGCTGACGACGAAGTCGAGACTGGTGAAGCCGGTGTGGATATCTACAACCTCACCAAGTACACCCGTTCGAACCAGAACACCTGCATCAACCAGCGTCCGCTGGTGAGCAAAGGTGATGTGGTCGCGCGTGGCGACATCATGGCTGACGGTCCGTCCACCGACATGGGTGAGCTGGCACTGGGCCAGAACATGCGCATCGCGTTCATGGCGTGGAACGGCTTCAACTTCGAAGACTCCATCTGCCTGTCCGAGCGTGTGGTCCAGGAAGACCGTTTCACCACGATCCACATCCAGGAACTGACCTGTGTGGCCCGTGACACCAAGCTTGGCCCAGAAGAAATCACCGCGGACATCCCGAACGTGGGTGAGGCTGCGCTGAACAAGCTGGACGAAGCCGGTATCGTCTACGTGGGTGCCGAAGTCGGCGCTGGCGACATCCTGGTCGGTAAGGTCACTCCGAAAGGCGAGACCCAGCTGACTCCGGAAGAAAAACTGCTGCGCGCGATCTTCGGTGAGAAGGCCAGCGACGTCAAAGACACCTCCCTGCGCGTACCGACCGGTACCAAGGGCACTGTCATCGACGTACAGGTCTTCACCCGTGATGGCGTGGAGCGCGACAGCCGCGCCCTGGCCATCGAGAAGATGCAGCTGGACGAGATCCGCAAGGACCTCAACGAAGAGTTCCGCATCGTCGAAGGCGCAACCTTCGAGCGTCTGCGTTCCGCCCTGAACGGCCAGGTGGTCGACGGTGGCGCGGGCCTGAAGAAAGGCACCGTGATCACTGACGACGTGCTGAACGGTCTGGAGCACGGCCAGTGGTTCAAACTGCGCATGGCCGAAGATGCACTGAACGAGCAGCTGGAAAAGGCTCAGCAGTACATCGTCGATCGCCGTCGCCTGCTGGACGACAAGTTCGAAGACAAGAAGCGCAAGCTGCAGCAGGGCGATGACCTGGCACCGGGCGTACTGAAGATCGTCAAGGTCTACCTGGCAATCCGCCGTCGCATCCAGCCGGGTGACAAGATGGCCGGTCGTCACGGTAACAAGGGTGTCGTCTCGGTGATCATGCCGGTCGAAGACATGCCGCACGACGCCAACGGTACTCCGGTCGACGTCGTACTGAACCCGCTGGGCGTACCTTCGCGTATGAACGTTGGTCAGATCCTCGAAACCCACCTGGGCCTCGCGGCCAAGGGCCTGGGCGAGAAGATCGACCGCATGATCGAAGAGCAGCGCAAGGCCGCTGAACTGCGTACCTTCCTCACCGAGATCTACAACGAGATCGGTGGTCGTCAGGAGAACCTGGAAGAGTTCACCGACGAAGAGATCATGGCCCTGGCAAACAACCTGAAGAAAGGCGTGCCTATGGCCACTCCAGTCTTCGACGGTGCCAAGGAGCGTGAGATCAAGGCCATGCTGAAGCTGGCAGACCTGCCGGAAAGCGGCCAGATGCAGCTGTTCGACGGCCGTACCGGCAACAAGTTCGAGCGTTCTGTGACCGTTGGTTACATGTACATGCTCAAGCTGAACCACTTGGTGGACGACAAGATGCACGCGCGTTCCACTGGTTCCTACAGCCTGGTTACTCAGCAGCCGCTGGGTGGTAAGGCGCAGTTCGGTGGTCAGCGTTTCGGGGAGATGGAAGTGTGGGCGCTGGAAGCATACGGCGCGGCATACACCCTGCAAGAAATGCTCACAGTGAAGTCGGACGACGTGAACGGCCGTACCAAGATGTACAAGAACATCGTGGATGGCGATCACCGTATGGAGCCGGGCATGCCCGAGTCCTTCAACGTGTTGATCAAAGAGATCCGTTCGCTCGGTATCGATATCGATCTGGAAACCGAATAA